A genomic segment from Dasypus novemcinctus isolate mDasNov1 chromosome X, mDasNov1.1.hap2, whole genome shotgun sequence encodes:
- the STARD8 gene encoding stAR-related lipid transfer protein 8, translating to MTLNSCASMKLEVRFQCKPNEDSEEEEQCTISSPRAFQQESKHWSHVGSSDLLAPPSPGLPVTSSCESVLTELSTVSLPAITVNLASEPVDLPSLDHALSSSNQVLLSPTQGQEGPQNKAKKHRSRSFLRHLESLRWKEKSGSQSAEPKPHPAALDKAAKASSFRIRRGFLSAGFYRVKNRIATSASGRGTETRQAWEAWPVTVFQHPQPVHRSDCLVHVPRDYKPGTFPRSLSIESLCPEDGHCLADWQPGGRWGYKVRRGSCDSMGSHISTYDNLPELYPAKSVLMGAEARDEEEDEGNYTHLDTILQHVWGLQQRVELWSQAMCPDLEPGDKEEEEDEEEEEEPTSSVEIATVEVKAEAETLAQVPAKDQTVVPAQVQAAVKVKALAPALAQTSAQYNKQETNSGREPTSASSLSVEEGHSISDTVASSSELDSSGSSMYEAEATGSPAGFQASAPYERRDSGVGASLTRPCRKLRWHSFQNSHRPSLNSESLEINRQFAGQINLLHKGSLLRLTAFMEKYTVSHKQGWVWSVPKFMKRNKTPDYRGQHVFGVPPLIHVQRTGQPLPQSIQQAMRYLRSQCLDQVGIFRKSGVKSRILNLRQMNETSPDNVCYEGQSAYDVADLLKQYFRDLPEPIFTSKLTTTFLQIYHFLPKDQWLAAAQAAILLLPDENREVLQTLLYFLSDIASAEENQMTAGNLAVCLAPSIFHLNISKKDNPSSRIKSKRSLVGRLGLRDLSENMAATQGLLHMISDCKKLFQVPQDMVLQLCGSYSAAELSPPGPALAELWQAQAAGISLNLYMEESIQELLRDAAEHFKGWISMPGPQHTELACRKALDSHPLHLWKASTEVAAPPAVVLHRVLRERALWDEDLLRAQVLEVLMPGVELYHYVTNSMAPHPCRDFVVLRMWRSDLPRGGCLLVSQSLDPQQPVPESGVRALMLTSQYLMEPCGLGHSRLTHICRADLRGRSPDWYNKVFGHLCAMEVAKIRDSFLTLQAGGPETKL from the exons ATGACCTTGAACAGTTGTGCCTCGATGAAGCTGGAGGTTCGTTTTCAGTGTAAGCCG AATGAAGACTCAGAGGAGGAAGAGCAGTGTACCATCAGCAGCCCAAGGGCCTTTCAGCAGGAAAGCAAGCACTGGTCTCATGTGGGCTCCTCTGACCTGCTGGCCCCACCAAGCCCAGGCCTGCCAGTGACCTCAAGCTGTGAGAGTGTCCTCACTGAGCTTAGCACTGTCTCCCTGCCAGCCATCACCGTGAATTTGGCATCTGAGCCAGTGGATTTGCCCTCATTAGACCATGCCCTTAGCTCAAGCAACCAGGTCCTCCTCAGCCCAACCCAAGGCCAGGAGGGACCCCAGAACAAAGCAAAGAAGCACCGTTCCCGTAGCTTCCTCAGGCACCTTGAGTCTCTGAGGTGGAAGGAAAAAAGTGGCAGTCAGTCAGCAGAGCCCAAACCTCACCCAGCTGCTTTGGATAAGGCTGCCAAAGCCTCATCTTTCCGCATTCGCCGAGGTTTCCTGTCTGCTGGATTCTACAGGGTCAAGAACCGGATAGCCACCTCAGCCAGTGGTAGAGGCACTGAGACTCGACAGGCCTGGGAGGCCTGGCCTGTGACCGTGTTCCAGCATCCTCAGCCAGTACACCGGAGTGACTGCCTGGTGCATGTGCCCAGGGACTACAAGCCAGGCACATTCCCTCGTTCCCTGTCTATTGAGAGTCTGTGTCCTGAGGATGGACACTGCCtggcagattggcagccaggtgGGCGCTGGGGCTACAAAGTGCGCCGGGGCTCTTGTGATTCAATGGGCAGCCACATCAGCACCTACGACAACTTGCCCGAGCTGTACCCAGCCAAGTCTGTGCTGATGGGGGCTGAGGCCAGAGATGAGGAGGAGGATGAGGGCAATTACACCCACCTGGACACCATCCTGCAGCATGTGTGGGGGCTGCAGCAGCGAGTAGAGCTCTGGTCTCAGGCCATGTGCCCAGACCTGGAGCCTGGAgataaggaagaggaagaagatgaggaagaggaggaggagcctACTTCATCAGTAGAAATAGCCACAGTTGAGGTCAAAGCTGAGGCTGAGACTCTAGCCCAGGTCCCAGCTAAAGACCAGACAGTAGTCCCAGCTCAGGTACAAGCTGCAGTCAAAGTCAAGGCCCTGGCGCCAGCCCTGGCCCAAACCTCAGCCCAGTACAACAAGCAGGAGACAAATTCAGGCAGGGAGCCCACTTCTGCCTCCAGCTTATCTGTGGAAGAAGGACACTCTATCTCTGACACTGTGGCCTCCTCCAGCGAACTTGACAGTAGTGGAAGCTCCATGTACGAAGCTGAGGCAACAGGGTCCCCAGCTGGGTTCCAGGCATCAGCACCCTATGAACGGCGTGATTCAGGCGTTGGGGCCTCACTTACCAGACCTTGCAG gaAGCTCCGTTGGCACAGCTTCCAGAACTCTCACCGGCCCAGCCTCAATTCGGAATCGCTGGAGATCAACCGCCAGTTTGCAGGCCAGATCAACCTCCTGCACAAAGGCTCATTGCTGAGGCTCACCGCCTTCATGGAGAAATACACTGTGTCCCACAAGCAGGGCTGGGTCTG GTCTGTGCCCAAGTTCATGAAAAGGAATAAGACACCAGATTACCGGGGCCAGCACGTGTTTGGGGTGCCACCCCTCATCCATGTGCAGCGCACAGGCCAGCCATTGCCCCAGAGCATTCAGCAAGCCATGCGCTACCTGCGTAGCCAGTGCCTGGACCAG GTGGGCATCTTCCGCAAGTCTGGGGTTAAGTCCCGGATCCTGAATCTGCGCCAAATGAATGAGACCTCCCCTGACAATGTCTGCTATGAGGGCCAGTCAGCCTACGATGTGGCAGACCTGCTGAAGCAGTATTTCCGGGACCTCCCCGAGCCCATCTTCACCAGCAAGCTCACCACCACTTTCTTGCAGATCTACCACT TCCTCCCCAAGGATCAATGGCTGGCAGCAGCACaagctgccatcttgctgctcCCTGATGAGAACCGAGAAGTGCTGCAGACGCTACTTTACTTCCTAAGTGACATTGCCTCTGCTGAGGAAAACCAGATGACAGCTGGCAACCTGGCAGTGTGCCTGGCACCATCCATCTTCCACCTCAACATCTCCAAGAAGGATAACCCCTCCTCCAG GATCAAGAGTAAACGCAGCCTTGTTGGCCGGCTGGGCCTTAGGGACCTGAGTGAGAACATGGCTGCCACCCAGGGCCTGTTGCACATGATCAGTGACTGCAAGAAACTTTTCCAA GTACCCCAGGACATGGTACTACAGCTGTGTGGCTCCTACAGTGCAGCTGAGCTCAGCCCTCCCGGCCCAGCCCTGGCTGAACTGTGGCAGGCCCAAGCCGCTGGAATAAGCCTTAACCTCTACATGGAGGAGAGTATCCAGGAGCTGCTTCGTGATGCTGCTGAACACTTCAAAGGCTGGATTAGCATGCCAGGGCCCCAGCACACAGAGCTGGCCTGCAGGAAG GCATTGGACAGTCATCCCCTGCATCTGTGGAAGGCGTCCACGGAGGTGGCAGCCCCTCCAGCTGTGGTGCTACATCGCGTCCTGCGGGAGCGGGCCCTTTGGGATGAGGACCTGTTGCGGGCTCAGGTGCTGGAAGTCTTGATGCCAGGTGTGGAGCTGTACCACTACGTCACCAACAGCATGGCACCACATCCCTGCCGTGACTTCGTGGTGCTACG GATGTGGCGCTCAGACCTGCCTCGTGGGGGATGCCTGCTTGTTTCTCAGTCCCTGGATCCTCAGCAACCCGTGCCAGAATCAGGCGTACGGGCCCTGATGCTCACATCCCAGTACCTCATGGAGCCTTGCGGCCTGGGCCACTCTCGTCTCACTCACATCTGCCGTGCTGACCTCAG GGGCCGTTCTCCTGACTGGTACAATAAAGTCTTTGGGCACCTGTGTGCCATGGAAGTGGCAAAGATCCGCGACTCCTTCCTCACCCTGCAGGCTGGTGGCCCTGAGACAAAGTTGTGA